Proteins encoded in a region of the Zunongwangia endophytica genome:
- a CDS encoding SDR family oxidoreductase — protein sequence METTILIVGASGELGMHLVQESKKKGFKVRALTRSEEGFEKLREHTDDIWRVDASSEKNKLHDITKGVEYIVSALGKSISLFHPTPNSFYENNYKANANIIADAKRNNVKRFFYVSMKGADSASEFTIPRMHKKVEDELEKSGLDYSVIRPVGFFSGLDDLVIMAKRKVIPLIGDGQAKTNSIYHGDLANYIMTTFLDLPKLIEIGGPSIHTREEMAEMIQKHVGGKIIKLPTGLAKVGSNVSKLISKEQFGHKLSYFTYIMTHDMIASKRGFLTFDDYLQNVDLNEIK from the coding sequence ATGGAAACAACAATTTTAATAGTGGGAGCTTCCGGAGAGTTAGGAATGCATCTGGTACAGGAGTCTAAAAAGAAAGGATTTAAAGTTAGAGCACTAACACGATCTGAAGAAGGCTTTGAAAAACTACGAGAACACACCGACGATATTTGGCGTGTGGATGCCAGCTCAGAAAAAAATAAACTTCATGATATTACTAAAGGAGTGGAATATATCGTTTCTGCTTTAGGGAAATCTATTAGTTTGTTTCACCCAACTCCTAACTCTTTTTATGAAAATAACTATAAAGCAAATGCAAATATCATTGCCGATGCCAAAAGAAATAATGTAAAAAGGTTTTTTTATGTGTCGATGAAAGGAGCTGATAGTGCCTCAGAATTTACTATCCCAAGAATGCATAAGAAGGTAGAGGATGAATTAGAGAAATCTGGTTTAGATTATTCCGTTATACGTCCCGTTGGATTTTTTTCGGGATTAGATGATCTGGTTATTATGGCTAAAAGAAAAGTTATACCGTTAATAGGAGATGGCCAAGCTAAAACAAATAGTATTTATCATGGCGATTTAGCAAATTATATAATGACAACTTTTTTGGATCTTCCTAAGCTTATAGAAATAGGAGGTCCATCCATTCATACGAGAGAAGAGATGGCAGAGATGATTCAGAAACATGTTGGTGGAAAAATTATTAAATTACCTACTGGCTTAGCTAAAGTAGGAAGTAATGTTTCAAAATTAATAAGCAAAGAGCAATTTGGGCATAAACTATCATATTTTACATATATCATGACCCACGATATGATTGCTTCAAAAAGAGGATTTTTGACTTTTGATGATTATCTGCAAAATGTAGACCTGAACGAAATTAAATAA
- a CDS encoding phytoene desaturase family protein, translating into MQDYDAVIVGSGTNGIAAAIYLQQKGLKTLIIEAKPEPGGATKTGELTLPDFQHDIGSAVLPMAYSSPFFEKLPLEKYGLKWIFPEIPFVQTLENGDAVACYQDVAKTASDLGEDEKAYNKLMKPLVKDWSKIVNDILGPLGIPEHPIKFMNFGRHALLPAKTLANLTFKTSKAKSLFYGAAAHSTLPLTNLASASFGLVLTIMAHQNGWPFPEKGVSSLINVLLAYYKDLGGTVLLNKTITKTSQIPSKIQLFDLTPKQLLEIEGLDFSTTYRKRLSNFNYGSGVFKIDWALDEPIPFLNEKCRKAGTIHVGFSPEEIEVSEKVISEGKISEKPYVLLVQPSIFDSTRTPENKHTAWAYCHVPHGSKEDCTDLIEQQIEKAAPGFKKTILKRSVMNTAQLEIFNPNIVGGDINGGRQDITQLFTRPVAKISPYKTSIDTVYICSSSTPPGGGVHGMGGVNAAKQAMKDHF; encoded by the coding sequence ATGCAGGATTATGATGCTGTAATTGTAGGAAGCGGTACGAATGGTATAGCAGCTGCAATTTATCTTCAGCAAAAAGGATTAAAAACATTAATTATAGAGGCGAAGCCTGAACCAGGAGGAGCTACAAAAACAGGAGAATTAACTTTACCAGATTTTCAGCATGATATAGGATCTGCGGTATTACCAATGGCCTATAGTTCTCCTTTCTTCGAAAAATTGCCTTTAGAAAAATATGGATTAAAATGGATATTTCCTGAAATTCCTTTCGTACAAACGCTAGAAAATGGCGATGCAGTAGCCTGTTATCAAGATGTTGCTAAAACTGCAAGTGATCTTGGCGAAGACGAAAAGGCTTATAATAAATTGATGAAGCCTTTAGTTAAAGATTGGTCAAAAATAGTTAATGATATTTTAGGCCCATTAGGAATACCCGAGCATCCTATAAAATTTATGAACTTCGGAAGACATGCGTTACTTCCGGCGAAGACGTTAGCAAATCTTACTTTTAAAACTTCAAAAGCTAAATCTTTATTTTACGGTGCAGCAGCGCATTCTACCTTGCCGCTTACCAATTTAGCCTCCGCATCTTTTGGTTTAGTATTAACGATTATGGCGCACCAAAATGGTTGGCCTTTTCCAGAAAAAGGGGTCTCCTCTTTAATTAATGTGTTACTTGCTTACTATAAAGATTTAGGAGGTACAGTTTTGCTGAATAAGACAATTACTAAAACTAGTCAGATTCCTTCAAAAATACAGTTATTCGACCTTACTCCTAAACAGCTTTTAGAGATTGAAGGTTTGGACTTTAGTACCACATATCGCAAAAGATTATCGAATTTTAATTATGGCTCTGGTGTATTTAAAATTGATTGGGCACTAGATGAACCTATTCCTTTTTTGAATGAAAAATGTAGAAAAGCCGGAACCATACATGTTGGTTTTAGTCCTGAGGAAATAGAAGTTTCAGAAAAAGTAATTTCTGAAGGAAAAATATCGGAGAAACCTTATGTGTTACTGGTGCAACCAAGTATTTTTGATTCTACTCGCACACCTGAAAACAAACATACAGCTTGGGCTTATTGTCATGTTCCTCACGGGAGCAAAGAAGATTGTACCGATTTAATTGAACAGCAAATTGAAAAAGCAGCTCCTGGATTTAAAAAAACTATTTTAAAACGTTCGGTTATGAATACGGCACAATTAGAAATCTTTAATCCTAATATCGTAGGTGGAGATATTAATGGTGGTCGACAGGATATTACACAGCTTTTTACGAGACCTGTAGCGAAAATTTCCCCTTATAAAACCTCTATCGATACAGTTTATATCTGTTCATCTTCAACTCCCCCGGGTGGAGGCGTACACGGAATGGGAGGCGTGAATGCTGCTAAACAAGCAATGAAAGATCATTTCTGA
- a CDS encoding ATP-binding cassette domain-containing protein: MRIQNAYQNNLKNISLEIPENRLIVVTGLSGSGKSSLAMGVIGNEGYRYFLESLPAYNQQNATGIPTAEVDTIAELPPVIKVEQSKRFQSINATFGTLSELTPIFRILFARYSAEEKMSKSLFSFNHPKGACDYCRGIGEAEYIDLEKLVGDENKTLREGAIVTTLPGGYIVYSQVTVEELNKVCEAHGFNVDIPWKDLSAEQQNVILNGSDRIQVYYGKHSLESRLRWEGFKAKPREIGYYKGILPIMINILRLDRNKSILRFVSSKKCPKCNGARIKPEHLKFKWKGLNFQEWMELPLQQLFDKLKSLTLNGGEKVLVEKLCTQLYDFIRLGMDHYKLSTPSTQISSGDGQRIKLIKQVNSSLQGILYVFDEPSIGLSPAYQKHLYHILHRLISRGNTVMVVEHDLNLIQKSDWILELGPKAGIEGGEVIFNGSTEKFLQADVTNSPTLEVLKAEPSAVSSEQKIVSIDDFQPKTNGLSVISRKTAAVVQHLQDYCEKANVNRLTVSDQPIGKTPRSNPATYTGIADKIRDLLAKTSEAKTLQLTKSAFSFNNKAGRCERCEGAGVITLSMSVMGTINQTCPTCNGKRFKPEVLKVSWNKKNIAEIYNLSISEAFEFFKEEKKLAEILSLMIRLGLGYIKLGQPSNTLSGGEAQRIKLTKHFAKPAKNTLIILEEPSIGLHQLNVIQLLEALQQLKIQTAGIVCFENHALFQSSCDVLVDNSEKNKEKESIIDEVEQTQHISIKGARTHALKDINISFPKEQLSVVTGISGSGKSSLVIDTLHGYGMQEMSKQFSSYQQNRVGVNYQFEVDHINGLTPSICVTRKEKNFSDRSDIAKQTDIDKSWRFVFSRKAQFDGHEWSASHFSTNHELGKCGVCDGLGEELLPDVSKLVVDENLSIVEGLFEHNKALFYYGQAGGQYMAIVEVIGKAYGFSLQTPFKDLNEVQKDIIFKGIPDKTWEAEWHFKTKSREGTQQVKMVWKGLFTYLMDEYFLTRKNKNIQHLRSLLSTSKCSHCEGSGLKLERLKVLIDKKSIYDLKLMDFNEFEKWISEAKPSTEIDKQLLEKLQEHLSHTLKRARQLHIDHLQLNRKSSTLSGGEQQRVSLIKQLNSPLKGITYLLDEPSAGLSEQNIPDLIDLLKGLVAKGNTVIVIEHHKELLLAADNLVQIGLNAGTNGGAVTFQGSPEEYLKTAECHPYLKSSKTDLELKSADSKISIQKLAKHSLVKDSLAIPAKGITAITGKSGIGKTTMVKDILIPSIEEGEAINCETIQFPKEYRGAQYFQPKKLQAHNATLLVSYLDLLRVIGKVFAKESGLKAKDFSYKTKSSQCPNCKGSGYVETSLDVAANYIEICEVCNGNRYREEILRYKVASRNIAEVLAMSLEEFKEWLAVTDMPSKILQLIEELEEIGLAHLRLEQPVKSLSSGEKQRLLLLNWFQNKTENELLILDEPSTGLHYADIDLLFTMLLKLSQTNDLLVIDHNQYLLQKIGVGVVLS; encoded by the coding sequence ATGCGCATACAAAACGCTTATCAAAATAATTTAAAAAATATATCATTAGAAATTCCCGAAAATCGCTTAATCGTGGTGACCGGATTATCGGGTTCTGGGAAATCATCTTTAGCGATGGGCGTAATTGGGAATGAGGGTTACCGCTATTTTTTAGAAAGTTTACCAGCCTATAATCAGCAAAATGCTACTGGTATTCCAACGGCAGAAGTCGATACAATTGCTGAACTTCCTCCGGTGATTAAGGTTGAACAGTCCAAAAGATTTCAGTCGATAAATGCTACTTTCGGAACACTTTCAGAATTAACTCCAATTTTCAGGATTTTATTTGCTCGTTATTCCGCAGAAGAAAAAATGAGTAAATCACTATTTTCATTCAATCATCCAAAAGGCGCTTGCGATTACTGCCGAGGCATAGGAGAAGCTGAATATATCGATTTGGAAAAATTGGTTGGCGACGAAAACAAAACGCTGCGGGAAGGAGCTATTGTGACTACCTTGCCAGGCGGTTACATTGTATATTCACAGGTTACCGTAGAGGAGCTAAATAAAGTATGTGAAGCACATGGATTTAATGTAGATATTCCTTGGAAAGATTTGAGCGCTGAGCAACAAAATGTAATTTTGAATGGAAGCGATCGTATTCAGGTTTACTACGGAAAACATAGCTTGGAGTCTCGACTGCGGTGGGAAGGTTTTAAAGCAAAACCCCGTGAAATAGGCTATTACAAAGGAATATTACCTATTATGATCAATATTCTTCGTTTAGATAGGAACAAAAGTATTCTACGTTTTGTAAGCTCTAAAAAATGTCCAAAATGTAATGGTGCGAGAATAAAGCCTGAGCATTTGAAATTTAAATGGAAAGGACTAAATTTTCAGGAATGGATGGAGTTGCCGCTTCAGCAGTTGTTTGATAAACTGAAAAGCTTGACGCTGAATGGTGGCGAGAAGGTTTTGGTTGAAAAATTATGTACACAGTTGTATGATTTTATTCGGCTAGGAATGGATCATTATAAGTTAAGTACGCCAAGTACGCAAATTTCATCTGGAGATGGGCAGCGTATTAAACTTATAAAACAAGTAAATAGCAGTTTGCAAGGTATTTTATATGTTTTTGATGAACCATCTATAGGTTTATCTCCTGCTTATCAAAAGCATTTATACCATATTTTACATCGATTAATTAGCCGTGGGAATACGGTGATGGTTGTAGAACATGATCTGAATTTAATTCAGAAATCGGATTGGATTTTGGAATTAGGACCTAAAGCGGGAATTGAAGGTGGAGAAGTTATTTTTAATGGTTCAACAGAAAAATTTCTTCAAGCAGATGTAACGAATAGTCCTACTTTAGAAGTTTTAAAAGCCGAACCTTCAGCGGTAAGTTCCGAACAAAAAATAGTCAGCATTGACGATTTTCAACCAAAAACAAATGGACTTTCGGTTATAAGTAGAAAAACAGCAGCAGTTGTACAGCATCTGCAAGATTATTGTGAGAAAGCAAATGTAAATCGGCTTACCGTATCCGATCAGCCCATTGGGAAAACTCCGCGGAGTAATCCGGCAACGTATACTGGAATTGCCGATAAAATACGCGATTTATTAGCTAAAACTTCAGAAGCAAAAACATTACAACTTACTAAAAGTGCTTTTTCATTCAACAATAAAGCAGGACGTTGCGAGCGTTGCGAAGGTGCGGGTGTAATTACATTATCAATGAGTGTAATGGGAACCATCAATCAAACGTGCCCTACTTGTAATGGGAAACGGTTTAAACCTGAAGTGTTAAAAGTTTCCTGGAATAAAAAAAATATCGCTGAAATCTACAATTTGAGTATTTCAGAAGCTTTTGAATTTTTTAAAGAAGAAAAAAAGTTAGCCGAAATACTATCGTTAATGATTCGGTTAGGATTAGGCTATATAAAACTTGGTCAGCCTTCAAACACCTTATCAGGAGGAGAAGCTCAACGAATAAAACTGACTAAACATTTCGCAAAACCGGCTAAAAATACACTTATAATATTAGAAGAGCCTAGTATTGGGTTGCATCAACTAAATGTGATACAATTATTAGAGGCGCTGCAGCAGCTTAAAATCCAAACTGCAGGAATTGTTTGTTTTGAAAATCATGCTTTATTTCAATCAAGCTGCGATGTTTTAGTTGATAATTCAGAAAAAAATAAGGAGAAAGAATCGATTATTGATGAGGTTGAGCAAACTCAGCATATTTCTATTAAAGGAGCTCGAACGCATGCTTTAAAAGATATAAATATTAGTTTCCCGAAAGAGCAATTAAGTGTAGTAACCGGAATTTCTGGTTCGGGAAAATCGTCTCTAGTAATCGATACCCTGCATGGTTACGGAATGCAAGAAATGAGTAAACAATTTTCGAGCTATCAGCAAAATCGAGTAGGAGTTAACTATCAATTTGAAGTAGACCATATTAATGGATTAACTCCGAGTATTTGTGTGACTCGTAAAGAAAAAAACTTTTCAGATCGATCTGATATTGCCAAACAAACCGATATTGATAAAAGTTGGCGCTTTGTTTTTTCTCGAAAAGCACAATTTGATGGCCACGAATGGTCGGCAAGCCATTTTTCTACAAATCATGAATTGGGTAAATGTGGGGTTTGTGATGGATTAGGAGAAGAATTATTACCAGATGTTTCTAAACTTGTAGTAGATGAAAATTTAAGTATTGTTGAAGGTTTATTTGAACATAATAAAGCCTTGTTTTATTACGGACAAGCCGGCGGACAGTACATGGCAATTGTTGAAGTAATCGGCAAAGCTTATGGTTTTAGTTTACAAACTCCTTTTAAAGATTTAAATGAAGTACAAAAAGATATAATTTTTAAGGGAATACCCGATAAGACTTGGGAAGCCGAATGGCATTTTAAAACCAAATCTAGGGAAGGAACACAACAAGTAAAAATGGTCTGGAAAGGACTATTTACGTATTTGATGGATGAATATTTTTTGACACGGAAGAATAAGAATATTCAACATTTACGAAGTTTATTATCTACTTCGAAATGTAGCCATTGTGAAGGAAGTGGTTTGAAACTGGAACGCTTAAAAGTTCTCATAGATAAAAAATCTATTTACGATTTAAAGTTGATGGATTTTAATGAATTTGAAAAATGGATTTCAGAAGCTAAACCGAGTACTGAAATAGATAAGCAATTACTTGAAAAACTTCAGGAGCATCTTTCACATACCTTGAAGCGAGCAAGACAGTTACATATCGATCATCTACAATTGAACCGAAAATCGAGTACACTTAGTGGAGGAGAGCAACAACGAGTTTCGCTTATAAAACAACTCAACAGTCCGCTAAAAGGAATTACATATTTATTGGATGAACCTTCTGCAGGATTATCGGAACAAAATATACCCGATTTAATCGATTTGCTAAAAGGATTAGTGGCCAAAGGAAATACAGTAATTGTTATTGAGCATCATAAAGAATTACTTTTAGCAGCCGATAATTTAGTGCAAATAGGACTAAATGCAGGAACAAACGGAGGAGCAGTTACTTTCCAAGGCAGCCCAGAAGAGTATCTAAAAACGGCTGAATGTCATCCCTATTTGAAATCATCGAAAACCGATTTAGAATTAAAATCGGCAGATTCTAAAATTTCAATTCAGAAATTAGCTAAACATTCGCTTGTGAAAGATTCGTTAGCAATTCCGGCAAAAGGAATTACTGCTATTACCGGAAAATCGGGAATAGGGAAAACTACTATGGTAAAAGATATTTTAATACCAAGCATTGAGGAAGGAGAAGCGATAAACTGCGAAACCATTCAATTCCCCAAAGAATATAGAGGCGCTCAATATTTCCAGCCTAAAAAGCTACAAGCTCATAATGCTACATTATTAGTTTCGTATTTAGATCTATTAAGAGTAATCGGCAAAGTATTCGCTAAAGAAAGCGGATTAAAAGCAAAAGATTTTTCTTATAAAACAAAATCGAGTCAGTGTCCTAATTGCAAAGGATCAGGGTATGTAGAAACAAGTTTAGATGTTGCTGCTAATTATATCGAGATTTGTGAAGTCTGTAATGGAAATCGCTATAGAGAAGAAATTTTAAGGTATAAGGTAGCCTCAAGAAATATAGCTGAGGTGTTAGCAATGAGTTTAGAAGAATTTAAAGAGTGGTTAGCAGTTACAGATATGCCTTCAAAAATACTTCAGTTAATAGAAGAATTAGAAGAAATAGGCTTAGCTCATCTTCGTTTAGAGCAACCGGTAAAATCGCTTTCTTCTGGGGAAAAACAACGATTATTACTCTTAAATTGGTTTCAGAATAAAACTGAAAATGAATTATTGATTTTGGATGAACCCAGCACCGGGTTGCATTATGCAGATATCGATTTATTATTTACAATGCTTTTAAAACTTAGTCAGACCAACGATTTATTAGTAATCGACCATAATCAATACTTATTACAGAAAATTGGAGTAGGAGTGGTGCTTA